In Paenibacillus larvae subsp. larvae, the following proteins share a genomic window:
- a CDS encoding ribonucleotide-diphosphate reductase subunit beta — MLTRQKVFDTTAPNKSDKLIEGSCSSILNWDDIRKPEMYKLYKVLIANHWIPSEIPMNKDKLQFEQLTAQEQETYKKIIGLLAVLDSMQTNFVTDVGNYFTDSSLVAIAAIINQQEVIHNQSYSYVLSSITNYEVQKEVFEYWKKDEILLERNLFIAELYQRFRDEPTPATFFEAVVADMILEGIFFYSGFAFFYHLARQQKMLGTSQMISYIQRDEAQHAYFFGEVFKLLLTDFPELNTSERIQYVYDTIDQAVKLEEKWAHYVLNQIDGIDLDDFSRYIRFIANKRLKTMGLQPAYEGVDNCMPWIRPFSDEALNQTKTDFFEAKSRTYAKVSDDNGFDEL; from the coding sequence ATGTTAACCAGACAGAAAGTATTTGATACGACGGCACCCAATAAATCCGACAAACTCATCGAAGGCTCATGCTCTTCCATTTTGAATTGGGATGATATCCGGAAGCCAGAAATGTATAAACTATATAAAGTTCTGATTGCCAACCACTGGATTCCGTCTGAAATTCCAATGAATAAGGACAAGCTGCAATTTGAACAGCTGACGGCACAAGAACAGGAGACCTACAAAAAAATTATCGGTCTTCTGGCTGTCCTGGATAGTATGCAAACCAACTTTGTTACAGATGTGGGAAATTATTTTACGGATTCGTCCCTGGTTGCCATCGCGGCGATTATCAACCAGCAGGAAGTTATTCATAATCAATCTTACTCCTACGTTTTGTCGAGCATTACTAATTATGAGGTACAGAAGGAAGTATTTGAGTACTGGAAAAAAGATGAGATTCTGCTGGAAAGGAATCTGTTTATTGCGGAGTTGTATCAGCGTTTTCGGGATGAGCCTACCCCGGCTACCTTCTTCGAGGCCGTCGTAGCTGACATGATTTTGGAGGGTATTTTCTTTTACAGCGGCTTTGCCTTCTTTTACCACCTGGCCCGCCAGCAAAAAATGCTGGGAACGAGCCAAATGATCAGTTATATTCAACGGGACGAGGCTCAACATGCCTACTTCTTTGGTGAAGTGTTCAAACTTCTTTTGACCGATTTTCCTGAACTAAACACAAGCGAACGTATCCAATATGTGTACGATACCATCGATCAGGCCGTTAAGCTTGAAGAAAAGTGGGCCCACTACGTACTGAATCAAATAGACGGGATTGATCTGGATGATTTTTCGCGGTACATCCGTTTTATTGCCAATAAACGTCTTAAAACAATGGGGCTTCAGCCGGCTTATGAAGGGGTCGATAATTGCATGCCATGGATCCGTCCTTTCTCGGATGAAGCTTTAAACCAGACAAAGACTGATTTCTTTGAGGCCAAATCCCGCACATATGCCAAAGTGTCTGATGATAACGGATTTGACGAACTTTAG
- the opp4A gene encoding oligopeptide ABC transporter substrate-binding protein — translation MGKPRLVKALSALAISALLLSACSGGSSPGSGANGSKGSEPSNSPKVETSKFPSVTKNDKQEIQDGSLTFGLVAGTPFKGILNNALYQDQPDFVIISKFDESLLYTDENWEFNNDGPATFTISDDKRTITLKIRDNVKWHDGNPVTAEDLEYAYLVIGSPKYTGVRYNTQLQLVEGMEEYHEGKTDKISGVKVNDEKTISITYKEPNPSMKTGLWSAPLHKKYLGDVPIEKLAESDKIRKNPIGFGPFKVKEIVPGESVEFERFDNYWAGKPKLKSMVLKVVNPSVVNASLKKGEIDIAEVTADQYPNTSKLKNVQLIGATDLYYSYIGFKFGHYDKEKQESVMDRDKFKDVRLRQAMAYAIDRKAIADKMYYNLRFEANSPIPPSLPKYHNNKLGAYDKDVEKAKKLLDEAGYKDTNGDGFREDSKEQEFKINLLAMDGSDISDPLAKFFIQSWKDIGLKAELVDGRLHEFNSFYDMINNDDPKVDVFSGAWGTGSDPDPSGIWAKDSKFNNDRWVHDKNKELLKAGISAKAMDDKYRKDIYDQWQKLIHDEVPLIPLHYKFELTGVNNRVKNYDVAPGSKLTWKDVAVTSEKPEVEN, via the coding sequence ATGGGCAAACCAAGGTTAGTCAAAGCATTAAGTGCGCTCGCCATCTCTGCCTTGCTGCTGTCAGCCTGCAGCGGAGGAAGCAGCCCGGGCAGCGGTGCAAATGGAAGCAAAGGAAGTGAACCATCCAATTCACCGAAAGTCGAAACAAGCAAGTTTCCCAGTGTCACTAAAAACGACAAACAAGAAATTCAAGACGGTTCCCTTACATTTGGTCTGGTAGCCGGCACACCATTTAAAGGTATCTTAAACAACGCCTTATATCAGGACCAACCTGATTTTGTAATCATTTCTAAATTTGATGAGAGCCTGCTCTATACGGATGAAAACTGGGAATTCAACAATGATGGTCCCGCAACGTTTACCATTTCGGATGACAAAAGAACCATTACTTTGAAGATCAGAGATAATGTGAAATGGCATGACGGCAATCCTGTGACAGCTGAGGATTTGGAATATGCCTATCTTGTCATCGGCAGTCCGAAATATACAGGAGTCCGTTACAATACACAACTACAACTGGTTGAAGGAATGGAAGAGTATCATGAAGGAAAAACCGATAAAATATCCGGTGTAAAAGTCAATGATGAAAAAACGATTTCTATAACCTATAAGGAACCTAACCCTTCTATGAAAACCGGGCTTTGGTCAGCACCGCTCCATAAAAAATATTTAGGGGATGTCCCGATTGAAAAATTGGCTGAATCTGATAAAATCCGCAAAAATCCAATAGGCTTTGGTCCTTTTAAAGTAAAGGAAATAGTGCCGGGTGAATCCGTGGAGTTTGAACGCTTTGACAACTATTGGGCCGGAAAGCCTAAACTGAAAAGCATGGTACTGAAAGTGGTCAATCCTTCCGTAGTCAACGCTTCTCTCAAAAAGGGCGAAATTGACATTGCCGAAGTAACCGCAGACCAGTATCCAAATACAAGCAAACTGAAAAATGTGCAATTAATCGGTGCAACGGATTTGTATTACAGCTATATTGGTTTTAAATTCGGCCACTATGACAAAGAGAAACAGGAAAGCGTCATGGATAGGGACAAATTTAAGGATGTCCGGTTGCGACAGGCCATGGCCTATGCCATTGACCGTAAAGCAATCGCTGACAAAATGTATTATAACCTTCGTTTTGAGGCTAATTCACCGATACCGCCTTCTTTGCCGAAATACCATAACAATAAACTTGGCGCCTATGACAAAGATGTAGAGAAAGCAAAGAAATTGCTGGATGAAGCCGGTTATAAGGATACGAACGGGGACGGATTCCGTGAAGATTCGAAGGAGCAGGAGTTCAAAATAAACTTATTAGCGATGGATGGCAGTGATATAAGTGATCCTCTTGCGAAGTTCTTTATTCAATCATGGAAAGACATTGGCCTAAAGGCAGAACTGGTTGATGGCCGCTTGCATGAGTTTAACTCCTTCTATGATATGATTAATAATGATGATCCAAAAGTCGATGTTTTTTCCGGCGCTTGGGGCACGGGTTCAGACCCGGATCCATCCGGTATTTGGGCAAAAGATTCAAAATTCAACAATGATCGTTGGGTCCATGATAAAAATAAAGAGCTTCTGAAAGCGGGAATCTCTGCAAAAGCAATGGATGACAAATACAGGAAAGACATTTACGACCAATGGCAAAAATTAATTCATGATGAAGTTCCATTAATTCCGCTTCATTATAAGTTTGAATTAACCGGCGTTAACAATCGTGTGAAAAACTATGATGTTGCTCCAGGCTCTAAATTAACCTGGAAAGACGTGGCCGTAACAAGCGAAAAACCGGAAGTAGAGAATTAA
- a CDS encoding ABC transporter permease, with translation MITKPEKQVMSVHLEKSPSTFSIMWREIRQDKLAMFSLFFLALLLLAVYLTSFILKEEDIVRVDLLSIYSPPSAEHWLGTDYGGRDIFGQLIIGTRNSFTIGAAITVLTCLIGLTIGLIAGYFGGIVDNIIMRVIDFIMLMPFLMLVIVFVTIVPTYNIFTFILIMSIFLWTGKARLIRSKVLAEKELDYVSASKTLGTPNWKIMIFQVLPNLSSIIIVSVTLNLAGNIGIESGLTFLGFGLPESTPSLGTLVSYARNPDVLQDKWWIWLPASMMILMLMLCINFIGQALKRSADAKQRKG, from the coding sequence ATGATAACCAAGCCTGAAAAACAAGTTATGTCTGTTCATCTCGAAAAAAGCCCCTCCACTTTTTCCATTATGTGGCGTGAAATTCGTCAAGATAAACTTGCGATGTTTTCATTATTCTTTCTTGCCTTGCTCCTGCTGGCTGTCTATTTGACTTCCTTTATTTTGAAGGAAGAAGACATCGTACGGGTTGATTTGCTCTCGATTTATTCCCCTCCATCGGCAGAGCATTGGTTAGGAACTGATTACGGGGGACGGGATATTTTCGGCCAGCTTATCATCGGTACTAGAAATTCCTTTACCATCGGGGCAGCGATAACCGTTCTCACCTGTTTAATCGGTCTCACTATAGGCCTTATTGCCGGTTATTTCGGAGGAATCGTGGATAACATCATCATGCGTGTGATCGATTTCATCATGCTGATGCCCTTCCTTATGCTTGTGATTGTTTTTGTTACCATTGTCCCTACTTACAACATCTTCACTTTTATTTTAATTATGAGCATTTTCTTGTGGACCGGTAAGGCGAGGCTCATTCGTTCCAAAGTATTAGCGGAAAAAGAACTCGATTATGTCTCTGCCTCCAAAACATTAGGGACACCAAATTGGAAAATTATGATTTTCCAGGTATTGCCCAATTTAAGTTCCATCATTATTGTCAGTGTCACATTAAACCTGGCAGGTAATATCGGGATTGAATCAGGCCTTACTTTTCTGGGATTTGGTCTGCCGGAAAGCACACCCAGCCTCGGTACACTTGTCAGTTACGCCAGAAATCCGGATGTCCTGCAGGATAAATGGTGGATTTGGTTACCTGCATCAATGATGATTTTAATGTTGATGCTGTGTATAAATTTCATCGGCCAAGCGTTAAAACGCTCAGCTGATGCCAAACAACGAAAAGGATAA